From one Brachypodium distachyon strain Bd21 chromosome 4, Brachypodium_distachyon_v3.0, whole genome shotgun sequence genomic stretch:
- the LOC100826908 gene encoding uncharacterized protein LOC100826908: MSEEGRLLAGAGESILPPRLEDAGLEDCALPPESIAEAFSLAAMAVSSRLPHLSLSDDEDEDEDEGDAPLAPRGGCVEDAGPTCGSIPDALVGAGGGRVGGADDVVVIGGGGKGGGGGSDQVVVVGRGDEEDRVVVVGEELGEKLGQEKGCVDGVREEEDMVKKAILVEDFA, from the coding sequence ATGTCGGAGGAGGGCAggctcctcgccggcgccggcgagtcCATCCTGCCGCCACGGCTAGAGGACGCCGGCCTGGAGGACTGCGCTCTGCCGCCGGAGTCCATCGCCGAGGCTTTTTCCCTCGCTGCCATGGCCGTCTCCTCCCGCCTCCCCCACCTCTCCCTCTcagacgacgaggacgaggacgaggacgagggaGATGCCCCCCTCGCGCCGCGCGGAGGCTGCGTGGAGGATGCGGGACCTACATGCGGCTCCATCCCCGACGCCCTCGTTGGCGCCGGAGGCGGGCGTgtgggcggcgccgacgatgtcgtcgTCATCGGTGGCGGTGGAaagggcggaggcggaggcagcgaCCAGGTGGTAGTCGTAGGGCGCGGAGACGAGGAAGATAGGGTTGTGGTGGTCGGGGAAGAGCTGGGGGAGAAGCTGGGACAAGAGAAGGGCTGCGTCGATGGGGTCAGAGAAGAGGAGGACATGGTAAAGAAGGCGATCTTGGTGGAAGATTTCGCGTGA
- the LOC100827721 gene encoding ubiquitin domain-containing protein 1, translated as MGCAGSTPKGSPEGEATKKVRKPKPWKHPQPITIGQLRQMRDEFWDTAPHYGGQKEIWDALRAAAEADVSLAQAIVESAGVIVSNADLTLCYDERGAKYELPKYVLSEPTNLVQDS; from the exons ATGGGCTGCGCAGGATCCACCCCCAAGGGCAGCCCCGAAGGCG AAGCTACAAAGAAAGTGAGGAAGCCTAAGCCCTGGAAGCACCCCCAGCCTATTACAATTGGCCAGCTCAGGCAGATGCGTGATGAGTTTTGGGACACAGCTCCTCACTATGGTGGTCAGAAAG AAATTTGGGATGCCCTTCGTGCTGCAGCAGAGGCTGATGTATCCCTTGCACAGGCAATTGTGGAAAGTGCAGGTGTAATTGTTTCAAATGCTGACCTGACTCTCTGCTATGATGAGAGAG GTGCAAAATATGAACTGCCCAAGTATGTTTTAAGTGAACCAACCAACCTGGTGCAAGACAGCTGA
- the LOC100827421 gene encoding sulfite exporter TauE/SafE family protein 3, translated as MGRRMRHAIAALGVACAAAVVVAAAADRGFSQAAATEVQPEEISLLNKIANFLWQSDGNSYHHVWPPMEFGWKVVLGTLIGFFGASFGSVGGVGGGGIFVPMLTLIIGFDPKSSTAISKCMITGAAVSTVYYNLKLKHPTLDMPVIDYDLALLIQPMLMLGISIGVIFNVIFPDWLVTVLLIILFLGTSTKAFLKGLETWKKETILKREAAKRLEQTSEEPEYAPLPTGPGAAADVKIPSDEAPSLMKNIYWREFGLLTLVWLSFLAIQITKNYTSTCSTWYWILNFLQIPVSVGVTLYEALGLMNGKRVLSSKGGEQTTLKFHQLCIYCFFGVTAGLVGGLLGLGGGFIMGPLFLELGIPPQVSSATATFAMMFSASMSVVEYYLLNRFPVPYAVYFVAVAFIAAIIGQHAVRKLISWLGRASLIIFILAFMIFVSAISLGGVGVSNMIQKIQRHEYMGFENLCKYDA; from the exons ATGGGGAGGAGGATGCGGCACGCCATTGCCGCGCTCGGCGTCGCGTGCGCGGCTGcagtcgtcgtcgccgccgccgccgaccgtgGGTTCTcgcaggccgccgccaccgaggTGCAGCCGGAGGAAATCAGCCTCCTCAACAAGATTGCTAATTTCCTGTGGCAGAGTGATGGGAACTCGTACCACCACGTCTGGCCG CCAATGGAATTTGGATGGAAAGTGGTGCTGGGAACATTGATCGGATTCTTCGGAGCGTCATTTGGGAGCGTTGGCGGcgttggtggcggcgggatcTTTGTGCCAATGCTGACATTGATCATCGGTTTTGATCCCAAGTCATCAACTGCTATATCCAAGT GTATGATCACGGGTGCAGCTGTCTCAACTGTGTACTACAATCTCAAGCTGAAACATCCGACTCTGGACATGCCAGTGATTGACTATGACCTAGCACTGCTCATCCAGCCTATGCTGATGCTCGGGATCAGCATTGGTGTTATTTTCAATGTTATATTCCCTGACTGGCTGGTCACAGTTCTCTTGATAATCCTTTTCCTAG GCACGTCAACTAAAGCTTTCCTTAAGGGTCTTGAGACTTGGAAGAAGGAGACCATCTTAAAAAGG GAGGCTGCAAAACGGTTGGAGCAAACCA GTGAGGAACCAGAGTATGCACCACTTCCTACTGGACCAGGTGCTGCAGCTGATGTGAAAATTCCATCAGATGAAGCG CCTTCACTTATGAAGAACATTTACTGGAGGGAGTTTGGCCTTCTCACGTTGGTGTGGCTATCATTCCTTGCCATTCAGATCACAAAG AACTACACTTCTACTTGCTCCACCTGGTACTGGATCTTGAACTTTCTCCAG ATCCCGGTGTCAGTAGGAGTGACTCTGTATGAAGCACTGGGCCTGATGAACGGGAAGAGGGTGCTATCATCAAAGGGAGGTGAACAAACTACCCTGAAATTTCATCAGCTCTGCATATACTGCTTCTTCGGTGTCACTGCGGGGCTCGTTGGTGGTCTGCTAGGTCTTGGAGGTGGCTTTATCATGGGGCCACTGTTTTTGGAGCTCGGCATCCCTCCCCAG GTTTCAAGTGCTACGGCAACATTCGCGATGATGTTCTCGGCTTCCATGTCTGTCGTGGAATACTACCTCTTGAACCGGTTTCCAGTTCCTTATG CTGTTTACTTTGTCGCTGTGGCGTTTATTGCTGCCATTATCGGCCAGCATGCGGTAAGAAAGTTGATCAGTTGGTTAGGGAGGGCATCCCTCATCATCTTCATATTGGCTTTCATGATCTTCGTCAGTGCAATTTCTCTGG GTGGGGTCGGTGTCTCGAACATGATTCAGAAGATCCAACGTCATGAGTACATGGGGTTTGAGAACCTCTGCAAGTATGATGCGTAG